A stretch of Drosophila santomea strain STO CAGO 1482 unplaced genomic scaffold, Prin_Dsan_1.1 Segkk10_quiver_pilon_scaf, whole genome shotgun sequence DNA encodes these proteins:
- the LOC122756560 gene encoding uncharacterized protein LOC122756560, whose translation MNTGDCSPAPPTSPDAGEIQCGNSAGTVIPVVESVGVIKLPPFWKQNARLWFVQIEAQFQCSRISSDNTRYYHLISALDADIMTEVSDVLVQPSEVNKYEHLKEIIIKRFTESPDRQLQRALLELDLGDKKPSQLLRQMTTLADGRASADALRVRWLSQLPQHVQRSLKLLRSATLEAQAALADDLMEEESGSFVMAAGPSSAQFRGNTREYPPAAGTSVVDDLKRDIAAIKASLTHLQNMQPSSHSCPADRNEQQLRSPRVCFYHAKFGPNARKCSSPCAWVPQQGN comes from the coding sequence atgaatacCGGAGATTGTTCGCCTGCACCGCCAACTTCGCCTGACGCTGGTGAAATTCAATGCGGCAACAGCGCAGGCACCGTTATTCCTGTCGTCGAGTCGGTTGGCGTCATCAAGCTACCGCCTTTTTGGAAGCAAAATGCGCGGTTATGGTTTGTGCAGATCGAAGCGCAATTTCAATGCAGCCGCATTTCTTCAGATAACACGCGCTACTACCATTTAATCAGTGCTTTGGATGCTGATATAATGACTGAAGTATCTGATGTTCTGGTGCAACCCTCGGAAGTCAACAAATACGAGCACCTGAAGGAGATTATCATCAAGCGCTTTACGGAATCACCGGACAGACAGTTGCAGCGCGCTTTGCTGGAGCTTGACCTTGGGGACAAGAAGCCCTCGCAGCTCCTTCGGCAAATGACAACTCTTGCTGACGGTCGCGCGTCTGCAGACGCCTTGCGAGTCCGCTGGCTCTCTCAGCTACCGCAGCACGTACAACGGAGTTTGAAGCTCCTACGCTCAGCAACTTTGGAAGCGCAAGCTGCACTCGCTGACGATCTCATGGAAGAGGAATCGGGTTCTTTTGTCATGGCTGCTGGGCCCTCCTCGGCACAATTCAGAGGCAACACCCGCGAATACCCGCCGGCAGCTGGCACAAGTGTCGTGGACGACTTGAAACGCGACATCGCTGCCATCAAGGCCTCTTTAACTCATCTCCAGAACATGCAGCCCTCCAGCCATTCTTGCCCAGCCGATCGCAACGAGCAGCAACTCCGATCACCACGTGTCTGCTTTTATCATGCCAAATTCGGACCAAATGCACGAAAATGCTCCTCGCCCTGTGCCTGGGTGCCACAGCAGGGAAACTAA
- the LOC122756559 gene encoding uncharacterized protein LOC122756559, with the protein MNTGDCSPAPPTSPDAGEIQCGNSAGTVIPVVESVGVIKLPPFWKQNARLWFVQIEAQFQCSRISSDNTRYYHLISALDADIMTEVSDVLVQPSEVNKYEHLKEIIIKRFTESPDRQLQRALLELDLGDKKPSQLLRQMTTLADGRASADALRVRWLSQLPQHVQRSLKLLRSATLEAQAALADDLMEEESGSFVMAAGPSSAQFRGNTREYPPAAGTSVVDDLKRDIAAIKASLTHLQNMQPSNHSCPADRNEQQLRSPRVCFYHAKFGPNARKCSSPCAWVPQQGN; encoded by the coding sequence atgaatacCGGAGATTGTTCGCCTGCACCGCCAACTTCGCCTGACGCTGGTGAAATTCAATGCGGCAACAGCGCAGGCACCGTTATTCCTGTCGTCGAGTCGGTTGGCGTCATCAAGCTACCGCCTTTTTGGAAGCAAAATGCGCGGTTATGGTTTGTGCAGATCGAAGCGCAATTTCAATGCAGCCGCATTTCTTCAGATAACACGCGCTACTACCATTTAATCAGTGCTTTGGATGCTGATATAATGACTGAAGTATCTGATGTTCTGGTGCAACCCTCGGAAGTCAACAAATACGAGCACCTGAAGGAGATTATCATCAAGCGCTTTACGGAATCACCGGACAGACAGTTGCAGCGCGCTTTGCTGGAGCTTGACCTTGGGGACAAGAAGCCCTCGCAGCTCCTTCGGCAAATGACAACTCTTGCTGACGGTCGCGCGTCTGCAGACGCCTTGCGAGTCCGCTGGCTCTCTCAGCTACCGCAGCACGTACAACGGAGTTTGAAGCTCCTACGCTCAGCAACTTTGGAAGCGCAAGCTGCACTCGCTGACGATCTCATGGAAGAGGAATCGGGTTCTTTTGTCATGGCTGCTGGGCCCTCCTCGGCACAATTCAGAGGCAACACCCGCGAATACCCGCCGGCAGCTGGCACAAGTGTCGTGGACGACTTGAAACGCGACATCGCTGCCATCAAGGCCTCTTTAACTCATCTCCAGAACATGCAGCCCTCCAACCATTCTTGCCCAGCCGATCGCAACGAGCAGCAACTCCGATCACCACGTGTCTGCTTTTATCATGCCAAATTCGGACCAAATGCACGAAAATGCTCCTCGCCCTGTGCCTGGGTGCCACAGCAGGGAAACTAA